A genomic region of Candidatus Kapaibacterium sp. contains the following coding sequences:
- a CDS encoding metal ABC transporter permease: MLEALTYPFFQKALTAGLLTGFTGSYYGVFVVQRKISFIGSGLAHAAFGGVALGLLLGVEPLLTAVPFTILVAIAIVYLQKYTQLAADALIGVLFALSVALGIIFLAVKTQYTSDAYSYLFGSILTVNDQEIVISLLLSLVTVLTFFKLWARWAYSTFDVELAGADKVPIEFDNVILILLISVTIVISIKIVGIILISAYLVIPPASARLISSSFGSMTVISVLIGMLSSVMGIMFSYILDLPSGAIIVITQTMIFFVIVLISLIKKNKK, translated from the coding sequence ATGTTAGAAGCACTTACTTATCCTTTTTTTCAGAAAGCATTGACTGCAGGTCTATTGACCGGATTTACGGGTAGTTATTACGGAGTATTCGTTGTCCAACGCAAAATCAGTTTTATCGGTAGCGGTCTTGCTCACGCCGCATTTGGCGGTGTAGCTCTTGGTTTGCTTTTGGGCGTAGAGCCTTTGCTGACTGCGGTTCCATTTACTATACTCGTTGCTATTGCCATTGTTTACTTGCAAAAATATACTCAATTAGCTGCCGATGCTTTGATTGGAGTATTATTTGCGTTATCGGTCGCACTCGGCATAATTTTCCTTGCTGTTAAAACACAATATACTTCCGATGCCTATTCATATTTATTCGGTTCAATATTGACGGTGAATGACCAAGAAATAGTCATTTCACTGTTGCTTTCATTAGTTACAGTCTTGACATTTTTTAAACTGTGGGCAAGGTGGGCATATTCAACTTTCGATGTGGAACTCGCAGGAGCAGACAAAGTACCGATAGAATTCGACAATGTTATATTGATTTTGCTGATTTCGGTGACAATAGTCATTTCTATCAAGATTGTGGGCATAATTCTAATCTCGGCTTACTTAGTCATTCCACCAGCTTCGGCAAGGCTGATTTCGTCGTCTTTTGGGTCAATGACAGTGATTTCAGTGCTAATCGGGATGTTGAGTTCGGTGATGGGAATAATGTTTTCTTACATTTTGGATTTACCAAGTGGAGCTATAATCGTCATTACTCAAACGATGATTTTTTTCGTAATCGTCTTAATTTCATTAATTAAAAAGAATAAAAAATAA
- a CDS encoding LysM peptidoglycan-binding domain-containing protein, whose product MKNIQIGYILILFVLLIMAEPLELLCQSKGYPVLIPKARQSSQKGDVRNDSTNTRIFPDKYSDLDDQKGSRTIHKQSNEVTTTIEQSRQKYLQALILIQKRDTARAARYFEQALDKLNMISGSPGIDNNNDFTDLAQSIIDDYQNYIKNIDFVDESSSFFIIRDILATEIAEDIEPLEFNVPTLAGSKTATPAYPTLPKAPTNVVIPLTDHPSVDKAISFMTKNRGAKFFKNWLERSSKWFPMMKRYAREYDMPEEIIYLSMIESGLNPTIVSSASAVGLWQFIRSTGEMYNLNKDKSIFVDDRRDPDKATIAAMRHLKDLYNQFGDWHLAMAAYNCGPGCVSRAIRRTGGTKPNFWDVMDRLPRETRGYVPMYIATARMAMNPEAYGFDIDSLNFQEEYRYETYELNEAVSLQSVAQALGISLDEVQALNSELMKNCTPPDRLPYALKIPVGTKDRFAVNFAALTDEEKQPFMTHKVKSRETITKIAKNYGIKGSDIVAMNNLKSTKSKLKVGQELIIPVINTPNTELASTSAQTSNTGSSTNSATHKVKSGETLHSIAREYEMEVGEIRNLNNLSLDNDKITVGQILVINSSGQIASNQKSTQVNIEPIKTENGTNYHKVRSGETLAQIADDYGVSIDQIRKINNIDRHKIYAGQNLKIPANGQIASNTNNEPTIATTTKPIVHKVSRGETLSTIAAKYRVTENQIKAWNPDEIRGSTVFANSKLTIHTSADAKGSSAAQTKNVKSSPKHYTIKRGDTLGAIARKFGVSVASLKAINKNIDERSLSIGRKIRIQ is encoded by the coding sequence ATGAAAAATATCCAAATCGGCTATATATTAATTCTATTTGTTTTGCTTATAATGGCTGAACCGTTAGAATTGCTCTGTCAATCTAAGGGTTATCCTGTTTTAATACCGAAAGCACGCCAATCATCACAAAAGGGCGATGTTCGGAACGATAGCACAAATACAAGAATTTTCCCCGACAAATATTCAGACCTTGACGACCAAAAAGGTTCAAGAACTATCCATAAACAGAGCAACGAAGTTACTACTACTATTGAACAATCCCGTCAAAAGTATCTCCAAGCTCTAATTTTAATCCAGAAGCGTGATACAGCAAGAGCTGCAAGATATTTTGAACAAGCATTAGATAAATTGAATATGATTTCGGGTAGTCCCGGAATTGACAACAACAACGATTTCACGGATTTGGCGCAATCAATTATAGACGATTATCAAAATTACATTAAAAATATTGACTTTGTAGATGAATCTTCATCATTTTTTATCATAAGAGATATACTTGCAACCGAAATTGCAGAAGATATCGAACCACTTGAATTTAATGTTCCTACGCTTGCCGGCTCAAAAACGGCTACGCCGGCATATCCAACTTTGCCCAAGGCGCCTACGAATGTAGTGATCCCGCTGACAGATCACCCTTCCGTCGATAAAGCAATTTCATTTATGACGAAAAACAGAGGTGCAAAATTTTTCAAGAATTGGCTTGAACGCAGCTCAAAATGGTTCCCAATGATGAAGCGGTATGCACGCGAATACGATATGCCTGAAGAAATTATTTATCTCTCAATGATAGAAAGTGGTCTGAATCCAACGATTGTATCAAGTGCGAGTGCTGTTGGGCTATGGCAATTTATTCGTTCTACAGGCGAAATGTACAATTTGAACAAAGACAAATCAATTTTTGTTGACGACCGACGTGACCCCGATAAAGCAACAATTGCGGCTATGAGGCACTTGAAGGATTTGTACAATCAATTTGGAGATTGGCATCTGGCAATGGCAGCATATAATTGCGGACCCGGTTGCGTATCTCGTGCCATTAGACGTACAGGCGGCACCAAGCCCAACTTTTGGGACGTTATGGATAGGTTACCACGCGAAACTCGCGGCTACGTACCGATGTATATTGCAACAGCTCGTATGGCAATGAATCCTGAAGCATATGGTTTTGACATTGATTCGCTAAATTTTCAGGAAGAATATCGTTACGAAACTTATGAATTAAACGAAGCTGTCAGCTTGCAATCTGTAGCACAAGCATTAGGAATAAGCTTAGATGAAGTCCAGGCTTTGAATTCCGAACTAATGAAAAATTGCACTCCTCCCGATAGACTTCCTTATGCTTTGAAAATTCCTGTCGGCACAAAAGACAGATTCGCTGTGAATTTTGCGGCTTTGACCGATGAAGAAAAGCAACCTTTCATGACCCACAAAGTAAAAAGTCGCGAAACAATCACTAAAATTGCAAAAAACTACGGAATCAAAGGTTCAGACATTGTAGCAATGAACAATTTGAAATCTACAAAATCTAAATTAAAAGTTGGACAAGAACTTATTATCCCAGTTATAAACACTCCTAATACAGAGCTTGCTTCAACTTCAGCACAGACATCAAACACAGGTAGTTCGACAAATTCTGCTACTCACAAAGTCAAATCCGGTGAAACACTTCACAGTATTGCACGCGAATATGAAATGGAAGTTGGCGAAATTAGAAATTTGAATAATCTATCCTTAGATAATGATAAAATTACTGTCGGGCAGATTTTGGTGATAAATTCCTCAGGGCAAATTGCTTCTAACCAAAAATCAACTCAAGTCAATATTGAACCAATCAAAACCGAAAATGGAACTAATTACCATAAGGTAAGAAGTGGCGAAACGCTTGCACAAATTGCTGATGATTATGGTGTTTCTATCGACCAAATTCGCAAAATCAACAACATTGACAGACATAAGATTTATGCAGGTCAGAATTTGAAAATTCCGGCTAACGGGCAAATTGCATCTAACACTAATAACGAACCTACTATTGCTACAACAACGAAACCAATCGTTCATAAGGTCTCAAGAGGCGAAACATTAAGCACGATTGCTGCAAAATATCGCGTAACCGAGAATCAAATCAAAGCGTGGAACCCTGATGAAATTAGAGGTTCGACAGTATTTGCTAACAGCAAACTGACAATTCATACTTCGGCAGATGCAAAAGGTAGTTCTGCAGCCCAAACCAAGAATGTAAAGAGCTCTCCGAAGCATTATACTATTAAAAGAGGCGACACACTTGGTGCAATAGCACGCAAATTTGGAGTTTCGGTAGCGTCGCTAAAAGCTATCAACAAAAACATTGACGAACGCAGTCTTAGCATTGGTAGAAAGATAAGAATTCAATAG
- a CDS encoding sugar phosphate nucleotidyltransferase, with protein MRAVIPVAGVGTRLRPHTYSLPKVLLNVAGKPILGHILDALVEQSITKATIITGYMGKLVENYVVENYKSINFDFVVQEERLGLGHAIWTGRNTYGTDPLVIILGDTIFDVDLSRLTVKGSNTIGVKEVEDPRRFGVVVLNNKGKIERLVEKPEQFVSNLAIVGLYSINDSKLLSACLDEMIKNNIRTRGEYQLTDALQMMIEKGAEFSTTNVEGWFDCGKPETLLNTNRFLLDRKPPSRHFPDSIIIPPSFVAATAVIERSVIGPYASVADGAVVKDSIVRDSIISNYAKVQSSLLEQSIIGNEAEVKGHFNRLNVGDSSQISET; from the coding sequence ATGAGAGCGGTAATACCGGTAGCCGGTGTCGGTACAAGGCTACGTCCACACACATATTCCTTACCGAAAGTCCTATTAAACGTCGCAGGCAAACCCATTTTAGGTCATATTTTAGATGCATTGGTTGAGCAATCAATCACTAAAGCTACGATTATAACCGGATATATGGGCAAATTGGTCGAAAATTACGTTGTCGAAAATTACAAGTCTATAAATTTTGATTTCGTCGTCCAAGAAGAACGTCTCGGTCTGGGACATGCTATTTGGACAGGACGCAATACTTACGGCACAGACCCATTAGTTATCATACTCGGAGATACAATTTTTGATGTTGACTTATCAAGATTAACAGTCAAAGGTTCGAATACTATTGGTGTGAAAGAAGTTGAAGACCCGCGTCGTTTTGGCGTTGTGGTACTAAATAACAAAGGCAAAATCGAAAGATTAGTCGAAAAACCCGAACAATTTGTGTCAAATCTTGCTATAGTAGGTCTATATAGCATTAATGACTCAAAGTTATTGAGTGCTTGTTTGGACGAAATGATAAAAAATAATATCCGTACTCGCGGCGAATATCAATTGACCGATGCTTTGCAAATGATGATTGAAAAAGGTGCAGAGTTCTCGACTACAAACGTAGAAGGTTGGTTCGATTGCGGAAAACCCGAAACTTTGCTCAATACAAACAGATTTTTGTTAGACCGCAAACCACCGTCAAGACATTTCCCCGATTCCATTATCATTCCGCCATCATTTGTTGCAGCAACAGCTGTTATCGAACGTTCGGTAATCGGACCCTATGCGTCAGTCGCAGATGGTGCAGTTGTCAAAGATAGCATAGTGCGTGATTCGATTATCAGTAACTACGCCAAAGTTCAATCCTCTTTGCTCGAACAATCAATAATTGGGAATGAAGCCGAAGTAAAAGGTCATTTTAATCGTCTAAATGTTGGCGATTCGAGCCAAATATCAGAAACTTAA
- the metK gene encoding methionine adenosyltransferase: MSKKTYLFTSESVSEGHPDKICDQVSDAVLDAMLRDDPESRVACECFASTGLIVVGGEVRTDTYIDLQQLVRDVIKDIGYNKYGLRFDAESAAVVNVINHQSHDIALGVDVGGAGDQGMMFGYANTETPELMPAPIMFSHQLVRKLADIRKNSNLMPYLRPDSKSQVTIEYSDTDEIIRVDTVVVSTQHDPDVEQSKIREDVIEKLIYKVIPNELLDENTKFHINPTGKFEIGGPHGDTGLTGRKIIVDTYGGRAPHGGGAFSGKDATKVDRSAAYAARHLAKNIVAAEIAKECTIQLSYAIGVAQPVSINVKTHGTSMVDETELASFILKNIDLSPRAIIERLDLKKPIFRNTAAYGHFGRNEFPWEQLSFVELFKKNFN, translated from the coding sequence ATGTCAAAAAAAACGTATTTATTTACTTCTGAATCAGTTTCCGAAGGACATCCCGATAAAATTTGCGACCAAGTATCCGATGCGGTTCTTGATGCTATGCTTAGAGATGACCCCGAAAGCCGTGTAGCATGTGAATGTTTCGCATCAACCGGATTAATTGTTGTCGGTGGTGAAGTTAGAACAGACACTTACATAGATTTACAACAACTCGTTCGTGATGTAATTAAAGATATTGGCTACAACAAATACGGATTAAGATTCGATGCAGAATCTGCCGCTGTAGTGAATGTGATTAATCATCAATCTCATGATATCGCTCTTGGAGTTGATGTGGGTGGAGCCGGAGACCAAGGGATGATGTTCGGCTATGCAAATACCGAAACACCAGAATTGATGCCTGCTCCGATAATGTTCTCGCATCAATTAGTACGCAAGTTGGCTGATATCAGGAAAAATTCCAATTTAATGCCATATCTACGCCCTGATTCCAAATCACAAGTCACAATCGAATATAGCGATACTGACGAAATTATTCGTGTTGACACAGTTGTAGTTTCGACTCAACACGACCCCGACGTCGAACAAAGCAAAATCAGAGAAGATGTAATTGAAAAATTGATTTATAAAGTCATTCCAAACGAATTGCTCGACGAAAATACAAAATTCCACATCAACCCAACGGGGAAATTTGAGATTGGTGGACCACATGGCGATACCGGTTTGACCGGACGCAAAATCATCGTGGATACATACGGTGGTAGAGCGCCTCACGGTGGTGGAGCTTTCTCAGGTAAAGATGCTACAAAAGTTGACCGCTCGGCTGCATATGCAGCAAGACATTTGGCGAAAAACATCGTAGCTGCCGAAATCGCAAAAGAATGTACGATACAATTATCATATGCAATCGGTGTAGCCCAACCTGTCTCAATCAACGTCAAAACACATGGCACTTCGATGGTGGACGAAACTGAATTAGCATCATTCATACTGAAGAACATAGATTTATCGCCGAGAGCCATAATCGAAAGATTAGACCTCAAAAAACCGATATTCCGCAACACAGCTGCTTATGGGCATTTCGGACGAAATGAATTCCCTTGGGAACAATTAAGCTTTGTAGAATTGTTCAAGAAAAATTTTAATTAG
- a CDS encoding adenosylhomocysteinase: MSNIPSKAATGNFSEVLGQYCVRNIELADEGRKLIDWAEANMPVLMGLRKKYSETKPFAGYTIAGCLHVTKETAVLIKTLRDAGAEVLWSGCNPLSTSDAVAAALAADGIKIYAWYNNKEDFYWCIERTIDGKPHLTLDDGCDLIDTVHEKYKELATQHIVGGSEETTTGVSRLRARELAGQLLYPVFAVNDAETKWDFDNVYGTGQSTIDGIIRATSVMLAGKNFVVAGHGHCGSGVAKRAKGMGSNTIITEVKATAALKGYLEGHTVMTMEDAAKVGDIFCTATGVKDVIRKEHFEVMKDGAIVCNTGHYDAEINIPELEEIAVSKRTIRANCEEYTMKDGRKIYLLAQGRLINLAAAEGHPSEVMDMSFANQFMAHLNLVTMHKSGDPIPVKVITPDPAQDEYVAETKLAMMHMKIDQLTPEQIVYMNDYNAGT, encoded by the coding sequence ATGTCAAATATACCATCAAAAGCCGCAACCGGCAACTTCTCCGAAGTTTTAGGGCAATATTGCGTTCGCAATATCGAACTTGCCGATGAAGGCAGAAAATTAATTGATTGGGCAGAAGCAAATATGCCTGTTTTAATGGGATTGCGTAAAAAATACAGCGAAACTAAGCCTTTTGCAGGTTATACTATCGCAGGCTGTTTGCACGTAACCAAAGAAACTGCTGTTCTAATCAAAACACTCAGAGATGCCGGAGCCGAAGTGCTTTGGTCAGGATGCAACCCACTTTCGACAAGTGACGCAGTAGCTGCCGCTTTGGCTGCTGACGGAATCAAGATTTACGCTTGGTACAACAACAAGGAAGATTTTTACTGGTGCATAGAACGTACGATTGACGGAAAGCCACATCTGACACTTGATGACGGTTGCGATTTGATTGATACAGTTCATGAAAAATATAAAGAACTCGCAACTCAGCACATAGTCGGTGGCTCGGAAGAAACTACAACCGGTGTAAGCCGTTTAAGAGCTCGCGAATTAGCCGGACAATTGCTCTATCCCGTTTTTGCCGTCAATGACGCTGAAACAAAATGGGACTTTGACAATGTTTATGGTACAGGTCAATCCACTATTGACGGTATCATCCGCGCAACTTCGGTAATGCTTGCCGGCAAGAATTTTGTCGTTGCAGGTCACGGACATTGTGGCTCGGGTGTTGCCAAAAGAGCGAAAGGAATGGGCTCGAACACTATCATCACCGAAGTAAAAGCAACTGCTGCACTCAAAGGTTACCTCGAAGGACACACTGTAATGACAATGGAAGATGCAGCCAAAGTTGGCGATATTTTCTGTACGGCAACAGGTGTCAAAGATGTAATCCGCAAAGAGCATTTTGAAGTAATGAAAGACGGTGCAATCGTTTGCAACACCGGACATTATGACGCTGAAATCAATATTCCCGAATTGGAAGAAATTGCTGTAAGCAAGCGTACTATCCGCGCCAATTGCGAAGAATACACTATGAAAGACGGCAGAAAGATTTATCTTTTGGCTCAAGGCAGATTGATTAACTTAGCCGCAGCCGAAGGTCACCCTTCAGAAGTTATGGACATGTCATTTGCGAATCAATTCATGGCACATCTCAACCTCGTCACTATGCACAAATCAGGCGACCCGATTCCTGTCAAAGTTATCACTCCTGACCCGGCTCAAGACGAATACGTAGCCGAAACAAAATTAGCTATGATGCACATGAAAATTGACCAACTCACTCCAGAGCAAATCGTTTACATGAACGATTACAACGCCGGCACATAA
- a CDS encoding DNA-processing protein DprA, with product MRNEETPYWLALAHLPRWGHLKINNLIIEFFHENKISIEEFFQLSESDWKNQYQLDEKQISDLNQAKSEIASNAFLAESFISQGFEIIPITSPEYSKTLKNNLKTAYSPAVLYVKGNKKILEEKSIAIVGSRNASETALKFTDNIAKLASVEYKVVVSGFAKGVDKQALDSAINYNGQSIIVLPQGIMTFGSGFNKYYKQIIEGNVLVLSTFFPKAPWNAGLAMARNPIIYGLADEIYVAESAENSGTWSGVVDGLRKDRKIYVRQPDTDENNANNLLIQKGAIAVDFNGAELPKSDDQSNNAPNDSESLKETKQTILFE from the coding sequence ATGAGAAATGAGGAAACACCTTATTGGTTAGCATTGGCGCACCTGCCACGATGGGGGCATTTGAAAATAAACAACCTTATCATTGAGTTTTTTCACGAGAACAAGATTTCAATAGAGGAGTTTTTTCAGTTAAGTGAAAGTGATTGGAAAAATCAATACCAGTTAGATGAAAAGCAAATTTCAGACTTAAACCAAGCAAAATCGGAAATAGCGAGTAACGCTTTTTTAGCCGAGTCCTTTATTAGTCAAGGATTTGAAATTATCCCTATTACTTCGCCCGAATATTCCAAGACTTTAAAAAATAATTTGAAAACAGCCTATTCCCCTGCTGTGCTTTATGTCAAAGGGAATAAGAAAATTCTCGAGGAAAAATCAATCGCCATCGTAGGTTCGAGGAACGCATCTGAAACAGCCTTGAAGTTCACGGACAACATTGCGAAACTTGCAAGTGTGGAATATAAAGTGGTAGTTAGTGGCTTTGCCAAAGGCGTTGACAAACAAGCGCTTGATTCAGCCATTAACTACAACGGTCAAAGTATAATCGTGCTTCCGCAAGGCATTATGACATTCGGTTCGGGATTCAACAAATATTACAAGCAAATAATCGAGGGAAATGTCTTAGTTTTGAGCACATTCTTCCCGAAAGCACCTTGGAATGCCGGATTAGCAATGGCTCGTAATCCAATTATTTACGGGCTTGCCGACGAAATTTATGTAGCCGAATCAGCCGAAAATAGCGGGACTTGGTCGGGTGTGGTTGATGGATTACGCAAGGACAGAAAAATCTATGTCCGCCAACCCGACACGGACGAAAATAATGCGAATAATCTCCTGATTCAAAAAGGTGCAATTGCTGTGGACTTCAATGGGGCTGAATTGCCCAAGAGTGACGACCAATCAAATAATGCTCCAAATGATAGTGAATCGTTGAAAGAAACAAAACAAACGATATTGTTTGAATAA
- a CDS encoding RecQ family ATP-dependent DNA helicase, with protein MNMTREEAEIILQRTFRLSRFYDEQWLTIDKILKGERVLLIEKTGFGKSLCFQFPATIFKGTTVIFSPLIALMRDQVSKLTALGIEAKCINSEQTPEENAQIISDAKQGRIQILYIAPERQENSDWIEATRQINLSMVVVDEAHCISVWGHDFRPAFKRIINLVKLLPTGLPVLATTATATKRVELDVAQQIGNNIQTIRGNLMRDNFKLYVIKVSSQEEKMIWLGRYMNKIPGTGILYTGTRVDTEIFSKWFEHLNISSTAYNAGLDPNSRIAIENGLMSNQWKCIISTNALGMGIDKPDIRFIIHTQIPQSPIHYYQEIGRAGRDGEPCYIVLFYNPDDKKLPEAFIEGGRPSIKKYEKVIEVVKSELLGEKDIMKRSNLKQNQIRVIKADLMEQGIIREVMIGRSKKYEYVRNSQPLNTAAFEDLRKAKFDDLDSMIEYVETDKSRMKFLCDYLGDTSNHTFTNCDNTGEKRITVTVTPEWSEKLQNFWENYFPVLEVETKGSNIVNGVAASYYGVSNVGAALHASKYESGGDYPDFLLKLVLKAFRNKFGQERFDLVIHVPPTQSGDLVKNFATKIAQVLKFPISHELIKSRETEKQKVFENNYLKSENVKGAFFLPHPNEVRGKSVLLIDDIFDSGATVKEIGKYLTELGAIKIAPIVIAKTVGGDIV; from the coding sequence ATGAATATGACCAGAGAAGAAGCAGAAATAATTTTGCAGCGGACATTTAGGCTTTCAAGATTTTATGATGAGCAATGGCTCACTATTGATAAAATTTTGAAAGGAGAAAGAGTATTGCTCATTGAAAAGACGGGCTTTGGGAAGTCGCTCTGTTTCCAATTTCCGGCGACGATTTTCAAAGGGACAACTGTAATATTTTCTCCGTTAATTGCACTGATGAGAGACCAAGTCAGCAAATTAACAGCACTTGGGATAGAAGCAAAATGTATCAATAGCGAGCAAACTCCAGAAGAAAACGCTCAAATAATCAGCGACGCCAAACAGGGCAGAATTCAAATCCTTTATATTGCTCCCGAAAGGCAAGAAAATAGTGATTGGATTGAAGCCACACGCCAAATAAATTTATCAATGGTTGTGGTTGATGAGGCGCACTGTATTTCGGTTTGGGGGCACGACTTCAGACCTGCTTTCAAGAGAATAATTAATCTCGTTAAGCTGCTGCCAACAGGACTTCCCGTACTTGCAACCACGGCAACAGCCACAAAAAGAGTTGAACTTGACGTTGCCCAACAAATCGGAAACAACATTCAGACAATTCGCGGAAATTTAATGCGAGACAATTTCAAATTGTACGTTATTAAAGTTTCGTCCCAAGAGGAAAAGATGATTTGGCTCGGTAGGTACATGAACAAGATTCCCGGCACCGGAATTCTTTACACCGGTACAAGGGTTGATACCGAAATTTTCTCGAAATGGTTTGAGCATCTGAATATATCATCTACTGCCTACAATGCAGGATTAGACCCGAATTCAAGAATTGCCATAGAAAATGGATTGATGTCGAACCAATGGAAGTGCATAATTTCTACCAACGCATTAGGCATGGGAATAGACAAGCCCGACATCCGATTTATAATTCATACTCAAATTCCCCAATCACCAATTCACTATTACCAAGAAATTGGCAGAGCAGGCAGAGATGGTGAGCCCTGCTATATTGTTTTGTTCTACAATCCCGATGATAAAAAATTGCCCGAAGCATTTATTGAAGGCGGCAGACCCTCAATTAAAAAATATGAAAAAGTGATTGAAGTCGTTAAATCTGAGTTACTCGGCGAAAAAGACATAATGAAACGCAGCAACTTAAAGCAAAATCAAATCAGAGTAATCAAAGCTGACCTGATGGAGCAAGGAATAATCAGGGAAGTAATGATTGGACGGAGTAAGAAATATGAGTACGTGCGAAATTCTCAACCATTAAATACTGCAGCATTCGAAGATTTGCGAAAAGCTAAATTTGATGACTTGGATAGTATGATTGAATATGTTGAAACTGATAAATCACGAATGAAATTTCTCTGTGATTATCTGGGCGATACTTCTAATCATACCTTCACCAATTGTGACAACACGGGCGAAAAGCGAATTACAGTGACGGTCACTCCCGAATGGTCGGAGAAATTGCAGAATTTTTGGGAAAATTATTTCCCTGTCTTAGAAGTCGAAACAAAAGGTTCAAATATCGTAAATGGAGTGGCAGCCTCCTATTATGGCGTTTCGAATGTCGGTGCTGCTTTGCATGCTTCAAAATATGAAAGCGGCGGTGATTATCCCGACTTTCTTTTGAAATTGGTGCTGAAAGCATTCAGGAATAAATTCGGGCAAGAGAGATTTGATTTGGTGATTCATGTTCCACCAACGCAATCGGGCGATTTGGTGAAGAACTTTGCCACAAAAATTGCTCAGGTTTTGAAGTTCCCAATCTCTCACGAATTGATAAAAAGCAGGGAAACAGAAAAGCAAAAAGTATTCGAGAACAATTATCTAAAGTCTGAAAATGTAAAAGGAGCTTTCTTTTTGCCGCATCCAAATGAAGTACGCGGCAAAAGCGTTCTACTAATTGACGATATATTTGATAGCGGTGCAACGGTAAAAGAAATTGGTAAATATTTAACGGAGCTGGGAGCAATAAAAATTGCCCCAATAGTCATTGCTAAAACAGTAGGAGGAGATATAGTATAA